From one Streptomyces chromofuscus genomic stretch:
- a CDS encoding alpha/beta fold hydrolase gives MLTLHVEGAEFTVRDERAGEPVLLVAGSGAPDRVWDVHQVPALLSAGFRVVTFDRTAARTLGRPEDPRRVAAELAVAMERLELAPCRVVGASFGAEVVQELLLTWPDLVSRAVLMAARGRSDLFAGEMADAERELEASGVRLPPRYAAWLRAVLNLSPATWRREEEVLDWLDLFEAVERTGAAGTPTPSGEEPDDRLPALGRVTVPVL, from the coding sequence ATGCTGACGCTGCATGTGGAGGGTGCGGAGTTCACCGTGCGGGACGAAAGGGCGGGGGAGCCCGTGCTGCTCGTCGCGGGCAGCGGGGCGCCGGACCGGGTGTGGGACGTGCACCAGGTGCCCGCGTTGCTCTCTGCGGGCTTCCGCGTGGTTACCTTCGACCGCACCGCGGCGCGGACCCTCGGGCGGCCGGAAGATCCTCGGCGCGTCGCAGCCGAACTAGCTGTAGCGATGGAGCGGTTGGAACTGGCTCCGTGCCGGGTCGTGGGTGCCTCGTTCGGCGCCGAGGTCGTGCAGGAGTTGCTCCTGACCTGGCCGGACCTGGTGAGCCGGGCCGTCCTGATGGCCGCGCGGGGCCGCAGCGACCTATTCGCTGGGGAGATGGCAGACGCCGAGCGGGAGTTGGAGGCCAGCGGGGTCCGCTTGCCGCCGCGGTACGCCGCATGGCTGCGCGCCGTGCTCAATCTCTCGCCCGCCACCTGGCGGCGCGAGGAGGAGGTGCTCGACTGGCTTGACCTGTTCGAAGCGGTCGAGCGCACCGGGGCGGCCGGGACGCCGACACCCTCGGGCGAGGAACCGGATGACCGGCTCCCCGCCCTGGGGCGTGTCACGGTGCCCGTCCTGTGA
- a CDS encoding SagB family peptide dehydrogenase, giving the protein MTDVHASHVDRDYPHADACAPVDEYLRLHPAARFVADSSGATRIFAGHRGTVLGALSSGLTAALELLAAQSVDTDALLEVVRSQEGEPAVLQLPQLLRRLRAGGWLSVTMKTNGTPLLTFRPLGPVGPPVLVPTGDVADLRLSRFAVLRVEGSGMVLESPLAHVAVEVHDPALVGLLAAMSAQPSSPEAPHGSAGARSYPVEWPEAVPAMLRALARRGLLVPRDNSVERELRFAQWSPHELWFHSRTRIGRHDLPYGGTYPGRGTGDPLPAVRPPFDGPTVKLPRADLEALRRNDRPLTEVLEDRQSLRLHHDAAPITVTQLGEFLYRSARNRGRSSGGPQEVGNRPYPSGGGAYELEIYPLINQVEGLEPGLYHYDPQEHRLQLLAVPGPALTRLTQMSRMSAGMSSPPQVTLLVTARFGRVMWKYSTMGYALVLKHVGVLYQVMYSVATAMGLAGCGLGGGDSDAFAAASGLSWETESTVGEFLLGSRGTDSEDKFST; this is encoded by the coding sequence ATGACCGATGTTCATGCTTCGCATGTCGACCGCGATTATCCCCACGCGGATGCTTGTGCTCCCGTCGACGAATATCTGCGTCTGCACCCGGCCGCCCGGTTCGTCGCGGACTCCTCCGGCGCGACTCGGATCTTTGCCGGACATCGCGGCACGGTACTCGGCGCCCTGTCATCAGGGCTGACCGCCGCTCTGGAATTGCTCGCCGCCCAGTCCGTGGACACAGACGCGCTGCTGGAGGTCGTCCGAAGCCAGGAGGGCGAACCGGCCGTCCTCCAGTTGCCCCAGTTGCTGCGACGGCTGCGAGCAGGCGGGTGGCTCTCGGTGACGATGAAGACGAACGGAACACCTCTGCTGACCTTCCGCCCGCTGGGGCCAGTGGGACCGCCTGTCCTCGTGCCCACCGGTGACGTGGCCGACCTACGGCTGTCCCGCTTCGCCGTACTTCGCGTGGAAGGCTCAGGCATGGTCTTGGAGTCGCCCCTGGCCCATGTCGCAGTGGAAGTGCATGACCCGGCGCTCGTAGGCCTGTTGGCCGCAATGTCGGCGCAGCCTTCATCGCCGGAGGCTCCGCATGGCTCCGCGGGAGCGCGCTCCTACCCGGTGGAGTGGCCGGAGGCAGTTCCTGCGATGCTGAGGGCCCTGGCCAGGCGCGGGCTGCTGGTCCCGCGCGACAACAGCGTCGAACGCGAACTCCGCTTCGCCCAGTGGTCGCCGCACGAACTGTGGTTCCATAGCCGCACCCGCATCGGACGCCACGATCTGCCGTACGGCGGCACCTATCCGGGCAGGGGAACCGGTGATCCTCTTCCTGCGGTGCGGCCACCGTTCGATGGCCCCACGGTGAAACTGCCCCGCGCGGACCTGGAAGCTCTGCGCAGGAACGACCGGCCCCTCACCGAAGTGTTGGAGGACCGGCAGTCGCTGCGACTCCACCATGACGCGGCACCCATCACCGTCACCCAACTCGGCGAGTTCCTGTACCGCAGCGCCCGCAACCGGGGCCGATCCTCCGGTGGGCCGCAAGAGGTGGGCAACCGGCCTTATCCGTCTGGCGGCGGTGCGTACGAACTGGAGATCTACCCGCTGATCAACCAAGTGGAGGGCCTGGAACCCGGCCTGTACCACTACGACCCGCAGGAGCATCGGCTTCAGTTGCTCGCCGTGCCTGGGCCGGCGCTGACGCGCCTGACCCAGATGTCCCGCATGAGCGCGGGGATGTCCTCGCCTCCACAGGTCACGCTGCTCGTCACGGCCCGCTTCGGGCGGGTCATGTGGAAGTACTCCACTATGGGTTACGCGCTGGTCCTCAAGCACGTGGGTGTGCTCTACCAGGTGATGTACAGCGTGGCCACGGCCATGGGGCTCGCGGGCTGCGGCCTTGGCGGCGGCGATTCCGACGCCTTTGCCGCGGCTTCG
- a CDS encoding alpha/beta fold hydrolase has translation MRSDLGAEVAAALPRGQYTQMADCGHYGYLERPAAVNRAMLAFLSAAG, from the coding sequence GTGCGGTCGGACTTGGGCGCGGAGGTCGCCGCCGCTCTTCCCCGCGGGCAGTACACACAGATGGCGGACTGCGGCCACTACGGCTACCTGGAGCGGCCTGCCGCGGTGAACCGGGCGATGCTGGCGTTCCTCAGCGCCGCTGGCTGA
- a CDS encoding transposase — MVDGVIGEFRRPLQLSRCPLSLRPRSGEHVPPLTARVARASNPGGTTAIWVRDRLDGLWRDEDFADWYPRDGRPGLSPAQLATVCVLQFLLGLSDRQAAEAVRCRIDFKCAMAMELDDPGFHHSVRGDFRDRLAEDGRADRLLDLALARLKEAGLVRERTTQRTDSTHVLAAVRDLTRLELVTEAVRAALEEVAGISPHLLDELVDQGWGLRYGRPVRLGKNPTKPMTRILDTGNDAVRLLEHLHRYGADRMSGPRIQALRQITMQNYHRDAAGHLRWRTAEKEGGAGLPPSSKAIVSPYDTSARYARHGHIISWKGFAAHLTETCAADGPNVITDVATTAATTHDSQVLPGIHTRLARRGLLPAEHLVDAGYTSLPHLEQAAREHQVTVSGPLKSNPPASTAEARASPGTTSISTSIVSRSPVPRGRSARAGTALTRPPLPLRPR; from the coding sequence ATGGTCGACGGGGTGATCGGGGAGTTCCGCCGACCGTTGCAGCTGTCGAGGTGCCCGTTGTCCCTGCGCCCCCGTTCCGGTGAGCACGTTCCGCCTCTGACCGCGCGGGTCGCGCGGGCGAGCAACCCGGGCGGCACGACGGCGATATGGGTGCGGGACCGGCTGGACGGGCTGTGGCGCGACGAGGACTTCGCGGACTGGTACCCCAGGGACGGGCGTCCGGGGCTCTCGCCCGCTCAGCTGGCCACCGTCTGTGTGCTGCAGTTCCTGCTCGGGCTGTCGGACAGGCAGGCCGCCGAGGCGGTCCGCTGCCGCATCGACTTCAAGTGTGCGATGGCCATGGAGCTGGACGATCCCGGCTTCCACCACAGTGTGCGGGGCGACTTCCGTGATCGTCTCGCCGAGGACGGCCGTGCCGACCGCCTCCTCGACCTCGCACTGGCCCGCCTGAAGGAGGCCGGACTGGTGCGCGAGCGCACCACGCAGCGCACCGACTCCACGCACGTCCTGGCCGCGGTGCGTGACCTGACCCGCCTGGAGCTGGTCACCGAGGCGGTTCGCGCCGCACTCGAAGAGGTCGCAGGCATCTCTCCTCATCTGCTTGACGAGCTGGTCGACCAGGGCTGGGGGCTGCGCTACGGCCGGCCGGTCCGCCTGGGGAAGAACCCCACCAAGCCCATGACCAGGATCCTCGACACCGGAAACGACGCCGTCCGGCTTCTGGAACACCTCCACCGCTACGGAGCGGACCGCATGTCCGGTCCTCGCATCCAGGCTCTGCGGCAGATCACGATGCAGAACTATCACCGTGATGCCGCGGGACACCTGCGCTGGCGCACCGCCGAGAAGGAAGGCGGGGCGGGTCTGCCACCGTCGTCGAAAGCGATCGTCTCGCCCTACGACACCTCGGCCCGCTACGCGCGGCACGGACACATCATCAGCTGGAAGGGATTCGCCGCTCATCTGACCGAGACCTGTGCCGCCGACGGCCCCAACGTGATCACGGATGTCGCCACCACCGCGGCCACCACCCACGACAGCCAGGTCCTGCCCGGCATCCACACCCGCCTCGCCCGACGCGGCCTGCTGCCCGCCGAGCACCTGGTCGACGCCGGCTACACCTCTCTGCCCCACCTGGAACAGGCCGCCCGTGAACACCAGGTCACCGTCTCCGGTCCGCTGAAGAGCAACCCACCCGCCAGCACCGCCGAGGCGAGGGCTTCGCCCGGGACGACTTCCATATCGACTTCGATCGTCAGCAGGTCACCTGTCCCCAGGGGCAGGTCAGCGCGGGCTGGCACGGCCCTTACCCGACCTCCTCTCCCACTGCGGCCCCGCTGA
- a CDS encoding MFS transporter produces MDCTPLRRNRPYRHLWTAQALSAFGAQASMVAIPLAVIHQLNSASVVALVSFTEGIVLLAVLPVAGLAIDRLGYRPVLIFCDVVRVPTLAVMGWAIGTHQLSPALVVVCAAINGAANAPFWPAVTAAVRAVVPDSQMALALALGQARSAVAGILGPLLAAALYQRSPALPMLCAAGSCLVSLACVVTARLPWPTTKAKRPVRGFPLIGGWRFLVAQPFLRHMMIYGAVTNLAFGGIVLVTTTDYVRSGDTTGTGWLFALAGTGNLLGSLAIAPGMHRLAPRALILLLAWNVALFGAVAAALGTGVWSAPLLGLCCVSSPALNVVVQRVLLRTTPSALLGRVQVAFQTAPQLLASVGPMAGAGLLRVTSSHTALIVLAGVIATMTVLTAVTSALRHVPPAHTDTPAEQREDEATDGRRTHASTMRADPLR; encoded by the coding sequence ATGGACTGCACACCACTGCGGCGCAACCGCCCCTACAGGCATCTGTGGACGGCGCAGGCCCTCTCGGCCTTCGGTGCGCAGGCCTCGATGGTGGCGATTCCCCTCGCGGTCATCCACCAACTGAACAGTGCCTCGGTCGTCGCCCTTGTCAGCTTCACCGAAGGCATCGTGCTCCTAGCTGTGCTGCCCGTGGCGGGGCTGGCTATCGACCGTCTGGGTTACCGACCGGTCTTGATCTTCTGCGATGTGGTGCGTGTACCCACCCTGGCAGTGATGGGCTGGGCCATCGGCACCCATCAGCTCTCCCCAGCCCTTGTCGTCGTCTGTGCTGCTATCAACGGCGCGGCGAACGCGCCCTTCTGGCCAGCAGTCACCGCAGCCGTACGCGCTGTCGTCCCGGACTCCCAGATGGCCCTGGCCCTCGCGCTCGGGCAGGCCCGCTCCGCCGTGGCGGGCATCCTGGGTCCGCTTTTGGCTGCGGCCCTTTACCAGCGGTCCCCCGCCCTACCGATGCTCTGCGCAGCCGGTTCCTGCTTGGTCTCGCTCGCCTGTGTGGTGACCGCACGGCTGCCGTGGCCGACCACGAAGGCGAAACGACCGGTACGCGGATTCCCCCTGATTGGCGGCTGGCGATTCCTGGTCGCCCAGCCGTTCCTGCGTCACATGATGATCTACGGCGCGGTCACCAACCTCGCCTTCGGCGGCATCGTCTTGGTCACCACCACCGACTACGTCCGCTCGGGCGACACCACCGGCACCGGATGGCTCTTCGCCCTCGCCGGCACGGGGAACCTCCTCGGCTCGCTGGCGATCGCGCCCGGCATGCACCGTCTGGCTCCCCGAGCCTTGATCCTGCTGCTCGCCTGGAACGTTGCCCTGTTCGGAGCCGTCGCCGCCGCCCTGGGCACGGGGGTCTGGAGTGCCCCGTTGCTCGGATTGTGCTGCGTGTCGTCGCCGGCACTCAACGTCGTCGTCCAGAGAGTGCTCCTCCGAACGACACCGTCGGCCCTGCTGGGGCGCGTCCAGGTGGCCTTCCAGACTGCGCCCCAACTGCTGGCTTCCGTTGGACCGATGGCCGGGGCGGGCCTACTCCGCGTCACCTCCTCGCACACCGCGCTGATCGTCCTGGCTGGCGTCATCGCTACCATGACCGTCCTCACAGCCGTCACGTCCGCCCTGCGGCACGTTCCACCGGCCCACACCGACACCCCTGCCGAACAGCGGGAGGACGAAGCGACGGATGGACGGCGGACACATGCGTCCACGATGCGGGCGGATCCCCTGCGGTAG
- a CDS encoding response regulator transcription factor, translating into MDQAVSDRTVQLSQQEQRVLAHMADGLTYTAIAQRMKLSRHTVDTYIRRIRAKTGARNRMQLLLHALALSDVQPAADDANHAL; encoded by the coding sequence ATGGACCAGGCTGTCAGTGACCGGACCGTGCAACTGAGCCAGCAGGAGCAGCGAGTTCTTGCGCATATGGCCGATGGACTGACGTACACCGCCATCGCGCAGCGCATGAAGCTCAGCCGCCACACGGTCGACACCTACATCCGGCGGATCCGGGCCAAGACCGGGGCACGCAACCGTATGCAGCTACTCCTGCATGCCTTGGCGCTAAGCGACGTCCAACCCGCGGCCGACGATGCCAACCACGCCCTGTGA
- the lanKC gene encoding class III lanthionine synthetase LanKC — MENYLPYCQANKLFYDRPSATAAEAFKVARRSFPEEWTVASDDHWTYLSRNGATLREQGWKIHVSVVPEDAEEVIGIVADYCLERGVDFKFLTSPKTHLNLNSKNANRGSSGKLITIYPADDDAALAEILGDLSRKLEGRTGPYILSDLRWGDGPLYVRFGGFRKMYCTGEDGREALAIRRPDGTLEPDRRQPQFHVPEWVPVPAPIAEMMAAQAADSSGTMPYTVERALHFSNGGGIYLARDNATGRQVVLREARPFAGLDGGGNDAVARLHREAETLQALADLDFVPDFLGTFTVWEHHFLVEEYIEGETLWTYMASRTPFTDTANDPERAAEYVAGALELCDQLEQALGRLHERGYVFADLHPRNVMVRPDGRVALVDFEVAYRPDNDPTPTLGCPGFITPKALAGPERDQYALDCIRLAMFMPLTPMLDLANAKVEEFTDAIAAFFPSAATAMASTRDRLRHTLGVEDGARGPGHLFAAAADDPAGPAMEALIDALAQAITASATPERADRLFPGDPRALNDGGYGLAHGAAGVLFALRMAGREVDSEHVDWLAAAAQKAPARAGLYDGLHGAALVLHGLGREEEALRILERVDAVPLPGSPSLSGGLAGIGLVMRYFAAATGDERWRRRQAEVLDRLTVLVSKAPSGATRSAGLMDGWAGAASLFLSSYEDFQAPAFLDLARQAIGRDLAASETKDNGEVLIKDGIRLVAYLGDGSSGLAEPIARYLRLRPDENLAAVHRGILAAAQPRFTIESGLDGGRSGLLTVLAAHPDTAALPEILGRQIRSLSVHAVPLEAGIAFPGRWLLRLSMDLATGTAGVLYALHAARNAVGGLQPGGGRTLSTWSHATGLPFARPQ; from the coding sequence ATGGAGAACTACTTGCCGTACTGCCAGGCCAACAAGCTCTTCTACGACCGTCCTTCCGCCACCGCGGCGGAAGCTTTCAAGGTGGCGCGACGTTCCTTTCCGGAGGAGTGGACCGTAGCCTCGGACGACCACTGGACCTACCTCAGCCGCAACGGCGCCACCTTGCGGGAGCAGGGCTGGAAGATTCACGTCTCTGTGGTTCCGGAGGACGCCGAGGAAGTCATCGGGATTGTGGCCGACTACTGCCTCGAACGGGGCGTCGACTTCAAGTTCCTCACGTCGCCGAAGACGCACCTGAACCTGAACAGCAAGAACGCGAACCGCGGCAGCAGCGGCAAGCTGATCACCATCTACCCCGCAGACGACGACGCGGCGCTGGCAGAGATACTCGGCGATCTGTCCCGCAAGCTGGAGGGGCGTACCGGCCCCTACATCCTCAGCGACCTGCGCTGGGGCGACGGGCCGCTCTACGTCCGCTTCGGCGGCTTCCGCAAGATGTACTGCACCGGGGAGGACGGCCGCGAGGCGCTGGCGATTCGCCGGCCCGACGGCACGCTCGAGCCCGACCGGCGGCAGCCACAGTTCCATGTCCCCGAGTGGGTGCCGGTCCCGGCGCCGATCGCGGAAATGATGGCCGCTCAAGCCGCAGATAGTAGCGGCACGATGCCGTACACGGTGGAGCGCGCCCTGCACTTCTCCAACGGAGGCGGTATCTACCTGGCCCGCGACAATGCGACCGGCCGTCAGGTCGTCCTGCGCGAGGCTAGGCCTTTCGCCGGTCTGGACGGGGGCGGGAACGACGCGGTGGCACGGCTGCACCGCGAGGCCGAGACCCTGCAAGCCCTGGCCGACCTGGACTTCGTACCCGACTTCCTCGGCACGTTCACAGTGTGGGAACACCACTTCCTGGTCGAGGAGTACATCGAGGGTGAGACGCTGTGGACCTACATGGCCTCGCGCACCCCGTTCACCGACACGGCCAATGACCCGGAGAGGGCCGCTGAGTACGTGGCGGGTGCGCTGGAGCTGTGCGACCAATTGGAGCAGGCCCTGGGAAGGCTGCACGAACGGGGATACGTCTTCGCCGACCTCCATCCGCGCAACGTCATGGTGCGGCCGGACGGGAGGGTGGCGCTGGTGGACTTCGAGGTCGCGTACCGCCCGGACAATGATCCCACGCCCACACTGGGGTGCCCCGGTTTCATCACTCCGAAGGCGCTGGCGGGCCCGGAACGCGATCAGTACGCGCTGGACTGCATCAGGCTGGCCATGTTCATGCCGCTGACCCCGATGCTCGACCTCGCCAACGCCAAGGTCGAGGAATTCACCGACGCGATCGCCGCGTTCTTCCCGTCGGCCGCCACCGCCATGGCCTCGACGCGGGACAGGTTGCGGCACACTCTCGGCGTCGAAGACGGTGCGCGGGGGCCCGGCCATTTGTTCGCGGCAGCCGCTGACGACCCTGCCGGTCCGGCCATGGAGGCACTCATCGACGCGCTGGCGCAGGCGATCACCGCGTCCGCCACCCCTGAGCGCGCCGACCGTCTCTTCCCCGGCGACCCCCGCGCGCTGAACGACGGTGGGTACGGGCTGGCGCACGGCGCGGCAGGTGTCCTGTTCGCGCTGCGGATGGCTGGCCGCGAAGTCGATTCGGAGCACGTCGACTGGCTGGCGGCCGCCGCCCAGAAGGCACCAGCACGCGCCGGCCTGTACGACGGACTGCATGGGGCGGCGCTGGTCCTGCACGGTCTGGGGCGCGAGGAGGAGGCGCTGCGCATCCTGGAGCGGGTCGATGCCGTCCCGCTTCCTGGCTCCCCGAGCCTGTCCGGGGGATTGGCGGGCATCGGACTCGTGATGCGCTACTTCGCGGCGGCCACGGGGGACGAGCGGTGGCGGCGGCGCCAGGCCGAGGTCCTCGATCGGCTGACTGTGCTGGTGTCCAAGGCGCCGTCCGGCGCGACACGCTCCGCGGGTCTCATGGACGGGTGGGCGGGAGCGGCGTCGCTTTTCCTCTCCTCCTACGAGGACTTCCAAGCCCCGGCCTTCCTGGACCTCGCACGGCAGGCCATCGGCCGCGACCTCGCCGCCTCCGAGACCAAGGACAACGGCGAGGTGCTGATCAAGGACGGCATCCGTCTGGTGGCCTATCTCGGTGACGGGAGCAGCGGTCTGGCCGAGCCGATCGCCCGGTACCTTCGCCTGCGTCCGGACGAAAACCTTGCCGCGGTACACCGCGGGATCCTTGCAGCGGCACAGCCTCGTTTCACCATCGAGTCCGGACTCGACGGGGGGCGCTCTGGACTGCTCACCGTCCTCGCGGCGCACCCCGATACGGCCGCGCTACCGGAGATACTGGGCCGCCAGATACGTAGCCTCTCCGTGCACGCGGTCCCTCTGGAGGCGGGAATCGCGTTCCCGGGGCGCTGGCTGCTGCGGCTCTCCATGGACCTGGCCACCGGCACGGCGGGGGTGCTGTACGCCCTGCACGCTGCCCGGAACGCGGTCGGGGGTCTGCAGCCCGGCGGCGGCCGAACCCTCTCGACTTGGTCTCACGCGACGGGCCTGCCGTTTGCGCGGCCCCAGTGA